A window of Candidatus Dojkabacteria bacterium contains these coding sequences:
- a CDS encoding DNA translocase FtsK 4TM domain-containing protein: MGRRKKATSEITIHSKETRIILGLFLILIALTLIAAPFSTEAVFEPIVFYLGVPSVAWGILILLMAIRVIKGPSKFTNWKTITGTLLIALILNILFTFWIPEEILSSQTDFSNEGGQLGYILHTQLNAMVGDFIEFVLIIVLIIVAFSLISGVSLERISNSVGNLFDKLFESRNKLKLPKGEDDDGISIVDSMFKGGDDDEAIDEAIEPEIENGAEPIANMRAKTEPNMSANVEAEIREATGKEFVESPKSNSKESSEEESSTLSEPLYPNWKFPPVNLLQKPQVSPQDPNLHKRNASVIEKTSAQLQY; this comes from the coding sequence ATGGGAAGACGAAAAAAAGCGACATCGGAAATAACTATTCATAGTAAAGAAACCAGGATTATACTTGGTTTATTCCTCATACTTATAGCGCTTACGCTTATCGCTGCACCGTTCAGCACAGAGGCTGTCTTCGAGCCGATTGTATTCTATCTTGGGGTACCATCAGTGGCCTGGGGAATCCTCATACTCCTCATGGCAATCCGCGTCATCAAAGGCCCGAGCAAGTTTACAAACTGGAAAACCATTACAGGTACGCTTCTTATCGCTCTAATTCTCAACATCCTCTTCACATTTTGGATCCCCGAGGAGATATTAAGCAGCCAGACAGACTTCTCCAATGAAGGTGGCCAACTCGGATATATATTGCACACACAGCTAAATGCCATGGTAGGAGACTTCATCGAATTTGTACTTATTATTGTATTAATAATTGTAGCCTTCTCCCTCATCTCAGGTGTAAGCCTCGAACGGATCTCAAATAGTGTGGGCAACCTATTCGACAAGCTATTTGAAAGCCGCAATAAACTGAAGCTTCCAAAAGGTGAGGATGACGACGGAATCAGCATTGTAGATAGTATGTTCAAAGGCGGCGACGACGATGAGGCTATAGATGAAGCAATTGAGCCAGAGATTGAAAATGGAGCCGAGCCGATCGCGAATATGAGGGCAAAAACCGAGCCAAATATGAGTGCCAACGTCGAGGCAGAGATCCGTGAAGCAACAGGCAAAGAGTTCGTAGAATCACCAAAGTCAAACAGCAAAGAAAGCAGTGAAGAGGAAAGCAGTACACTTAGCGAGCCACTATATCCAAACTGGAAATTCCCACCAGTAAACCTGCTCCAGAAGCCACAGGTCAGCCCGCAAGACCCAAACCTACACAAGCGCAACGCCAGCGTCATCGAGAAAACCTCTGCGCAGCTTCAATATTGA
- the dnaK gene encoding molecular chaperone DnaK, whose protein sequence is MAKIIGIDLGTTNSAMAYLSGGKPEVIASSEGGRLIPSVVAQDEKGQVLVGTPAKNQAVTNPTGTIYSVKRLIGRRWDDPAVQKDKGLLPFEMQKAKNGGVEVKMGDKWMSPQEVSAKVLAKLKKDAEAFLGEEVTEAVITVPAYFDDAQRKATKDAGKIAGLDVKRVVNEPTAAALAYGLDKKNDEIIAVYDLGGGTFDISILEIGDGVFEVLSTNGDTHLGGDNFDQVLIDHIAEQFKKDNGIDLREDKTALQRLKEAAEKSKIELSSSEKSEINIPYITADASGPKHLRMDLTRAELEKLVSDLIDSTIEPMKKALADAKLEKSDIKEILLVGGMTRMPAVQKKVAEFFGKEPNKSVNPDEVVAVGAAIQGGVLAGDVHDITLLDVTPLTLGIETAGGVRTVMIPRNTTIPTEKTQTFTTYADNQPSVEVHVLQGEREMASDNKTLGKFMLDGIPPAPRGVPQIEVTFALDANGILNVKAVDKATGKEQKITITANTGLSDDEIGKMVDDAAKFAKEDKEKKEKAEAKNDADSLIFNTEKLFSENKDKIDADKQKEAEKVIEELKKLIEADPIDVEKVKEKTSELQKLVGEISQKMYQQAAQEVEKEEGEKKEGGEDKDAKGKEKKSDDDKEKAQDAEIVE, encoded by the coding sequence ATGGCAAAAATAATCGGAATAGATCTGGGTACAACAAACTCAGCAATGGCATACCTCTCGGGTGGTAAGCCAGAGGTGATCGCAAGCAGCGAGGGTGGTCGACTTATACCATCTGTAGTTGCACAGGATGAGAAAGGCCAGGTGCTTGTCGGTACACCGGCAAAGAACCAGGCTGTAACCAATCCTACTGGGACTATCTACTCGGTCAAGAGATTGATCGGACGTAGATGGGATGACCCAGCAGTCCAGAAAGACAAAGGGCTGCTTCCATTCGAGATGCAGAAAGCCAAGAATGGTGGCGTCGAAGTAAAAATGGGCGATAAATGGATGTCACCTCAGGAGGTCTCGGCTAAAGTCTTGGCCAAGCTTAAGAAAGATGCAGAAGCATTTCTGGGTGAAGAGGTCACCGAAGCCGTGATTACTGTTCCAGCATACTTCGACGATGCACAGCGTAAAGCTACAAAAGACGCAGGCAAGATTGCAGGTCTAGATGTGAAGCGCGTGGTAAATGAGCCTACAGCTGCAGCACTTGCATATGGCTTAGACAAGAAGAATGATGAGATCATTGCTGTATACGACCTTGGTGGCGGTACATTTGATATCTCAATCCTCGAGATCGGTGATGGCGTTTTTGAAGTGCTTTCAACAAATGGTGATACACACCTTGGCGGTGACAATTTCGACCAGGTATTGATTGATCATATTGCCGAGCAGTTCAAGAAGGATAACGGAATCGACCTCCGAGAAGATAAGACAGCTTTGCAAAGATTGAAAGAAGCAGCGGAGAAATCAAAGATTGAGCTCTCATCATCGGAGAAAAGCGAGATCAATATCCCTTACATTACAGCAGATGCCTCAGGTCCAAAGCACCTGCGCATGGATCTCACACGGGCTGAATTAGAGAAGCTGGTGTCCGACCTGATCGACAGCACCATCGAGCCAATGAAGAAAGCATTGGCTGATGCGAAGCTGGAAAAGAGTGATATAAAAGAGATCCTCCTAGTCGGTGGTATGACAAGAATGCCGGCAGTTCAGAAGAAAGTTGCTGAATTCTTCGGTAAAGAACCAAATAAATCGGTCAACCCAGATGAGGTTGTAGCCGTAGGAGCAGCAATCCAGGGTGGGGTACTCGCTGGAGATGTGCACGACATCACTTTGCTCGATGTGACACCATTGACCTTAGGTATCGAGACGGCCGGTGGAGTTCGCACCGTGATGATCCCACGAAACACCACAATCCCTACTGAGAAGACACAGACTTTTACAACCTATGCTGACAATCAGCCATCGGTCGAAGTGCACGTGCTTCAGGGTGAGCGAGAAATGGCGTCAGACAATAAGACGCTTGGCAAATTCATGCTAGACGGAATTCCACCCGCACCACGCGGAGTGCCACAGATCGAGGTTACATTTGCACTAGACGCAAACGGAATCCTCAATGTGAAAGCTGTTGACAAGGCTACGGGCAAGGAGCAGAAGATTACAATAACTGCGAATACCGGTTTGTCCGACGACGAGATCGGAAAGATGGTAGACGACGCAGCAAAATTCGCGAAGGAAGATAAGGAGAAGAAAGAGAAAGCAGAAGCAAAGAATGACGCCGACTCATTGATATTTAACACAGAGAAGCTGTTTAGCGAGAACAAAGATAAGATCGACGCAGATAAGCAGAAAGAGGCTGAGAAGGTGATCGAAGAGCTGAAAAAGCTAATCGAGGCTGACCCAATCGATGTAGAGAAGGTGAAGGAGAAGACATCTGAGCTACAGAAGTTGGTTGGTGAAATCAGCCAGAAGATGTATCAGCAGGCAGCCCAAGAGGTTGAGAAAGAGGAGGGTGAGAAGAAAGAGGGTGGAGAAGATAAAGATGCTAAAGGGAAAGAGAAGAAGTCTGACGACGATAAGGAGAAGGCTCAAGACGCCGAGATAGTAGAGTAG
- the grpE gene encoding nucleotide exchange factor GrpE encodes MKKDTKQKKTTITKESNTVAVEKIQELEARLESVTRDSKKIGEEKEALLTQLKKSLADYQNLEQAIDRRVELRMFQMRKEMASELITIAEDMNYAIGESREMHLDVAGKAWLEGVVNILGKLRSAMSQIGIRAIEVKPGDRFDPELHEAIAIVNLGEDNTIHALAEGGYVLDDLVIRPAKVVVNKVPAN; translated from the coding sequence ATGAAAAAAGATACAAAACAGAAAAAAACTACTATTACAAAAGAGAGCAACACAGTAGCTGTTGAGAAGATTCAAGAGCTTGAAGCTAGGTTAGAAAGTGTGACTCGTGATAGTAAGAAAATAGGTGAAGAAAAAGAGGCCCTGTTAACGCAGTTGAAGAAAAGCTTGGCCGACTACCAAAACCTGGAACAGGCTATAGACAGAAGGGTCGAGCTGAGGATGTTTCAAATGCGTAAGGAAATGGCTTCAGAGCTTATCACAATTGCCGAGGATATGAATTATGCAATCGGCGAGAGTAGGGAGATGCATCTTGATGTTGCCGGCAAGGCTTGGCTAGAAGGGGTGGTCAATATATTGGGTAAGTTGAGAAGCGCTATGAGCCAGATTGGGATTAGAGCAATTGAGGTGAAACCAGGAGATCGATTTGACCCAGAGCTACATGAGGCAATTGCCATAGTGAATCTCGGTGAAGACAATACTATTCATGCATTGGCCGAAGGCGGATATGTATTAGATGATCTCGTAATCAGGCCAGCAAAGGTGGTTGTAAATAAAGTACCTGCTAATTAA
- the rpsL gene encoding 30S ribosomal protein S12 — protein sequence MPTINQLVRKPRKSKRQKSRHIALATNFNPLRNRYSTANNPFKRGVCLQVKTMTPKKPNSALRKVARVRLSNGMEVTAYIPGEGHNLQEHSVVMVKAGRKRDLPGVKYTVVRGRYDTQGVKGRKKARSKYGAKVDAQ from the coding sequence ATGCCAACAATAAATCAACTAGTTCGAAAACCAAGAAAAAGCAAGCGACAGAAGAGTCGACATATTGCTTTGGCGACAAACTTCAACCCATTGAGAAATCGCTATTCAACAGCAAACAACCCATTCAAGCGTGGTGTATGTCTTCAGGTTAAGACAATGACACCTAAGAAGCCTAACTCAGCTTTGCGAAAAGTCGCAAGGGTAAGGCTCTCAAACGGTATGGAGGTAACAGCCTATATCCCAGGTGAGGGTCACAACTTGCAGGAGCACTCAGTAGTAATGGTGAAGGCAGGTCGAAAGCGAGACCTCCCAGGTGTTAAGTACACAGTTGTAAGAGGTCGATATGACACTCAGGGCGTAAAAGGCCGCAAGAAGGCTCGATCTAAGTATGGAGCCAAGGTTGACGCTCAGTAA
- a CDS encoding DNA translocase FtsK, whose amino-acid sequence MRSFNIESRISKVTIGPTVVQYALSITVGTKVAKVRNLSNDIALALATPESQIRIEAPIPGTSLIGIEIPNPTPNFVFIRELVEKLNEEHDKYRLPIILGKNVAGQPIIKDLTSLPHLLVAGATGTGKSVGINSLLTGLLMTKSPDELKLILVDPKMVEMAPYNGIPHLLTPVITDMELVVNALQWTVEEMLKRYRVLKQIGARNITEYNDKVGDLTMPYIIVVIDEMADLMLTTGVDVESKIVRLAQMARAVGIHLILATQRPSVDVITGLIKANVPGRIAYSVSTAIDSRVIIDQTGAETLIGKGDMMFKSPSTGRPIRMQGAWTDTVDTEAIISFIKDQTKELKYSDAITQPKEEKSEGGGAASGHSDDAMFADALEVVVNAQKASASLLQRRLRIGYNRAARLIDELHEAGAIGPQEGSSPRKVLVSSSDQILGAGSSDVDDFADNQDDKSDF is encoded by the coding sequence CTGCGCAGCTTCAATATTGAGTCACGTATCAGCAAAGTCACAATCGGCCCAACAGTCGTCCAGTACGCTCTAAGCATTACCGTAGGCACCAAGGTCGCAAAAGTGCGCAACCTCTCAAATGACATCGCATTGGCTCTAGCGACACCTGAGTCACAAATCCGCATCGAGGCTCCGATCCCTGGCACCTCATTAATTGGTATCGAGATCCCCAACCCTACCCCGAATTTTGTATTCATCCGTGAGCTGGTCGAGAAGCTGAATGAAGAGCACGACAAATATAGACTACCTATCATTCTTGGTAAGAATGTCGCTGGCCAACCAATCATCAAAGACCTCACAAGTCTCCCCCACCTCTTGGTCGCAGGCGCGACTGGTACCGGTAAATCTGTAGGTATCAACTCGCTACTAACTGGTCTACTTATGACCAAGTCTCCTGATGAGCTAAAGCTTATTCTCGTCGACCCAAAGATGGTTGAGATGGCGCCTTATAATGGCATCCCTCACCTACTCACTCCGGTCATCACAGATATGGAGCTGGTAGTAAATGCGCTACAATGGACTGTCGAGGAGATGTTGAAGCGGTATAGGGTATTGAAGCAGATCGGAGCCAGGAATATCACCGAGTACAACGACAAGGTTGGCGATCTAACAATGCCATACATAATAGTAGTAATCGATGAGATGGCTGACCTTATGCTTACGACTGGAGTAGATGTAGAGTCAAAGATTGTACGACTAGCTCAGATGGCACGAGCAGTGGGTATTCACCTAATATTGGCAACCCAGAGACCTTCTGTAGATGTAATCACTGGCTTGATCAAGGCAAACGTGCCGGGTCGAATCGCATACAGCGTATCGACAGCTATCGACTCACGAGTAATCATCGACCAGACTGGCGCAGAGACACTGATCGGCAAGGGAGATATGATGTTTAAATCACCTTCTACAGGCAGACCTATCCGTATGCAGGGTGCTTGGACTGACACAGTCGACACCGAGGCGATCATCAGCTTTATCAAAGACCAGACGAAAGAGCTTAAGTATAGCGACGCAATCACCCAGCCGAAAGAAGAGAAGTCAGAAGGCGGAGGAGCTGCTTCGGGTCATTCAGATGACGCAATGTTCGCAGATGCACTCGAGGTAGTTGTAAATGCTCAAAAGGCATCGGCCTCCCTACTCCAGAGGAGATTGAGGATCGGTTATAACCGGGCTGCCAGATTGATTGATGAATTGCATGAGGCAGGAGCAATAGGCCCACAGGAGGGTAGTTCACCACGAAAAGTGCTAGTCTCCAGCAGTGATCAGATCTTAGGCGCAGGCAGCAGTGACGTTGATGATTTTGCAGACAACCAGGACGACAAGTCCGACTTCTAG
- the rpoC gene encoding DNA-directed RNA polymerase subunit beta': MKTKKNFRQDYSDFDALKLTLASPEQIKGWSYGEVTKAETINYRTYRMEPEGLFCEKIFGPTKNYECFCGKYKKVRYKGIICDKCGVEVTRKDVRRERMGHIDLAVPVTHVWFAYGVPNKMSIVLDMSHKKMLSVVYYTRYMVVEVDNESREVKVKAAEEYLAEDRKTLDTELEAALKEVNDEFDGQIKQSGKKEKDKSKAEFKASQIEHKRSQKVAKVRREFAEREESIETFYTKLMKLLKEVTVGTIITEDEYVDLEDRDLLFFKAKMGAEAIQELLDKIDLDGEVSNLKHQIKNQKSKAKKMSLIRRLQYVEGFYQNKIDPSWMIIKTLPVIPPELRPIIALSGGKFATSDLNDLYRRIINRNNRLKRLIEIGAPDVILRNEKRMLQESVDALIDNSHRPSKPMMNNKKLPYKSLTDDLRGKKGIFRRNLLGKRVDYSGRAVIVGDTRLKLHQCGLPKAVALEMFKPFLIHDLIETELAPNIKVAKEMIDAEEDIVWDILEKIIKNKPVLLNRAPTLHKYSIQAFYPVLVEGDSIRIHPLVCKAYNADFDGDQMAVHVLLTEEAIKEGVEKMLSTYNIIDIKNGGVLASPTNDMLLGYFLMTDYKESDKPRMFGSFEEAVRAYDRGLLEIDEAIFVKGKGKVHNTSVGRVMFNQVLPEDYKFINQRIGKSDVDEIIREIKDQYSLDEVVRLLDDLKMLGFKFATTLGFSFSMEDCKVDIDLKKRIQEVEQKDLHLQENYLQGLLTEQEKTNLSVTMWNEFTDELAAEAWASLDKNNPVFEMVTSGANGGQIQARQIMSIKGMARNASGDWIKLPLKGNYREGLGTFEYFVATGAGRKGVADTALRTASSGYLTRKLHDVAHDVIVRMEDCGYDGDGYIIRRADERRLSFEKTIEGRVLAQDLKDGKGKVVLKKNEIISREVAENSEELGINEVFVRSPIVCEAPLGICQMCYGHDIEQNKLVEIGKAAGVIAAQSIGEPGTQMTLKQFHFGGAKKVDITQGLPRVEELFEARTPKAEAEIASVDGKVSITTADDGSSQILITGKKLSERHYIVGNAKKVSVADGDKVTIGQTLFIDSHEKEKQAPFTGVVKIDHGIMTVTGKLDAEELISVLSGFDILVIDGQEVTAGTQITVGSVDPKKLAEYASITRAQEYVIREVQGVFSEQGVTIDDVHIEVIVRQMAKLGMVMDAGDSEYLIGSLVNRYGAELLNDGLREEGKNVALIAPKLLGIKTTALKTESFLSAMSFQEQVRVLTESAITGRVDTLQGMKENVIIGRRIPVGDEARIDIEEAKELYAEPEVITATE; encoded by the coding sequence ATGAAAACCAAGAAGAACTTTAGACAGGACTACTCCGACTTCGATGCATTGAAGCTCACGCTTGCATCGCCGGAGCAGATCAAAGGGTGGTCATATGGTGAGGTTACAAAAGCCGAGACCATTAACTACCGAACATATAGGATGGAGCCAGAGGGTCTCTTCTGTGAGAAGATCTTCGGTCCTACCAAGAATTATGAATGCTTCTGTGGTAAGTATAAGAAAGTACGATACAAGGGCATTATCTGTGATAAGTGTGGTGTAGAGGTAACTCGAAAAGATGTGCGACGCGAGCGAATGGGTCACATCGACCTCGCAGTACCTGTAACACATGTATGGTTTGCATACGGTGTCCCAAACAAGATGTCTATCGTTCTCGATATGTCACACAAGAAGATGCTCTCAGTTGTTTACTACACCAGATATATGGTTGTTGAAGTGGACAATGAGTCCCGAGAGGTGAAGGTAAAGGCTGCTGAAGAGTATCTCGCAGAAGATCGAAAGACACTGGATACAGAATTGGAAGCTGCGCTTAAGGAAGTGAACGATGAATTTGATGGTCAGATCAAGCAGAGTGGCAAGAAAGAGAAAGATAAGTCAAAGGCAGAATTTAAGGCAAGTCAGATCGAGCATAAGAGGAGCCAGAAAGTTGCGAAGGTTCGACGCGAGTTTGCAGAGCGAGAGGAGTCGATCGAGACCTTCTATACAAAACTGATGAAGCTTCTAAAAGAGGTAACAGTAGGCACAATAATTACAGAAGATGAGTATGTTGACCTTGAGGATCGTGACCTGCTCTTCTTCAAAGCAAAGATGGGTGCTGAGGCTATTCAGGAGCTTTTGGATAAGATTGACCTCGATGGAGAGGTCTCAAACCTTAAGCACCAGATCAAGAATCAGAAATCAAAGGCAAAGAAGATGTCTTTGATCCGAAGATTGCAGTATGTTGAAGGCTTCTACCAGAACAAGATCGATCCATCATGGATGATAATCAAGACATTGCCAGTCATCCCACCAGAGTTGCGACCTATTATCGCCCTATCAGGTGGTAAATTTGCAACTTCAGACCTTAACGACCTCTACCGCAGGATCATCAACCGAAATAATCGTCTTAAGAGACTTATTGAGATTGGTGCGCCTGATGTAATTCTCCGAAACGAGAAGCGCATGCTCCAGGAGTCAGTAGATGCATTGATCGACAACAGTCACCGACCAAGCAAGCCGATGATGAACAACAAGAAGCTCCCTTATAAGTCATTGACAGATGACTTGAGAGGTAAGAAGGGTATCTTCCGAAGAAACCTCCTCGGTAAGCGTGTTGACTACTCAGGTCGTGCTGTTATCGTTGGTGACACAAGATTGAAGCTGCACCAGTGCGGTCTGCCAAAGGCAGTCGCATTGGAGATGTTCAAGCCATTCCTGATCCACGATCTTATTGAGACTGAGCTTGCACCAAACATCAAGGTTGCAAAGGAGATGATCGATGCAGAAGAAGATATTGTATGGGACATCCTTGAGAAGATTATCAAGAATAAGCCTGTGCTTCTAAACCGTGCCCCAACATTGCACAAGTATTCAATCCAGGCATTCTACCCAGTATTGGTAGAGGGAGATTCAATCCGAATCCACCCATTGGTATGTAAGGCTTATAACGCCGACTTCGACGGTGACCAGATGGCTGTGCATGTATTGTTGACAGAAGAGGCTATTAAAGAGGGTGTTGAGAAGATGCTCTCTACCTACAACATTATCGACATCAAGAACGGTGGTGTTCTAGCTAGCCCAACCAACGATATGTTGCTTGGATACTTCCTGATGACTGACTATAAGGAGAGCGATAAGCCAAGGATGTTCGGAAGCTTCGAGGAAGCAGTACGTGCATACGATAGAGGCTTGCTTGAGATTGACGAGGCAATATTTGTAAAGGGTAAGGGCAAAGTTCACAATACTTCGGTAGGGCGAGTAATGTTTAACCAGGTACTGCCAGAGGATTACAAGTTTATCAACCAGAGAATCGGCAAGTCAGATGTAGATGAGATTATCCGCGAGATCAAGGATCAATACTCACTCGATGAAGTTGTGCGATTGCTCGACGACCTGAAGATGCTTGGATTCAAATTTGCAACGACACTAGGATTCTCATTCTCGATGGAAGACTGTAAGGTCGACATCGATCTTAAGAAGAGGATTCAAGAGGTTGAGCAGAAAGATTTGCATCTCCAGGAGAACTACCTACAGGGTTTGCTAACCGAGCAGGAGAAGACAAATCTCTCGGTCACAATGTGGAATGAGTTCACAGACGAGCTTGCTGCTGAGGCATGGGCAAGTCTTGATAAGAACAACCCAGTGTTTGAGATGGTTACGTCAGGAGCAAACGGTGGTCAGATCCAGGCTCGACAGATTATGTCGATCAAGGGTATGGCAAGAAATGCTTCAGGTGATTGGATCAAGCTTCCATTGAAGGGTAACTACCGAGAGGGTCTTGGTACATTTGAATACTTCGTGGCAACAGGTGCAGGACGTAAGGGCGTGGCTGACACAGCCTTGAGAACTGCATCATCAGGCTACCTCACAAGGAAGCTTCACGACGTAGCACACGATGTAATCGTAAGAATGGAAGATTGTGGTTATGATGGTGATGGTTATATTATCCGAAGAGCCGACGAGCGAAGGCTTTCATTTGAGAAGACAATCGAGGGTCGCGTGCTCGCACAGGATCTTAAAGATGGGAAGGGTAAAGTAGTCCTGAAGAAGAATGAAATTATCTCCCGTGAGGTTGCCGAGAACTCAGAAGAGCTTGGAATCAACGAGGTATTCGTCCGATCACCAATCGTATGTGAGGCTCCACTTGGTATCTGCCAGATGTGTTATGGACACGATATTGAGCAGAACAAGCTGGTGGAGATCGGAAAAGCTGCAGGAGTAATCGCTGCGCAATCGATCGGAGAGCCAGGTACACAGATGACGTTGAAGCAGTTCCACTTCGGTGGTGCTAAGAAGGTAGACATCACACAGGGTCTCCCAAGAGTCGAAGAGTTGTTTGAAGCACGAACACCTAAGGCAGAGGCAGAGATTGCTTCAGTTGATGGTAAGGTAAGCATCACAACAGCAGACGATGGCTCATCACAGATCTTGATCACTGGTAAGAAGTTGTCAGAGCGCCACTATATTGTTGGAAATGCAAAGAAGGTAAGTGTAGCCGATGGTGACAAGGTGACAATTGGACAAACACTCTTCATTGACTCGCATGAGAAAGAGAAGCAGGCTCCATTTACAGGTGTCGTAAAGATCGACCACGGCATTATGACCGTAACAGGTAAGTTGGATGCAGAGGAGCTGATCTCAGTGCTCTCAGGATTCGATATCCTCGTCATTGATGGCCAGGAGGTCACAGCAGGTACACAGATCACAGTAGGCTCAGTTGATCCTAAGAAGCTCGCAGAATATGCATCGATCACTAGGGCACAGGAGTATGTGATTCGTGAAGTTCAGGGTGTGTTCTCTGAGCAGGGTGTAACCATCGACGATGTACACATTGAGGTAATCGTGCGACAGATGGCCAAGCTTGGAATGGTAATGGATGCTGGTGATTCAGAGTATCTGATCGGATCATTGGTAAATAGGTATGGTGCTGAGCTTTTGAATGATGGATTGCGAGAAGAGGGCAAGAATGTTGCACTGATCGCACCAAAGCTACTTGGTATCAAGACTACAGCTTTGAAGACCGAGAGCTTCCTATCTGCTATGTCATTCCAGGAGCAGGTAAGAGTGTTGACCGAGTCGGCAATCACCGGTCGAGTCGATACTTTGCAGGGTATGAAGGAGAATGTGATCATTGGACGCCGAATCCCAGTTGGAGACGAGGCAAGGATCGATATTGAAGAAGCGAAAGAGCTTTATGCAGAGCCGGAGGTAATTACGGCAACGGAGTAG
- a CDS encoding 50S ribosomal protein L25: MATVNPFNKLHRTELLLIYRSSGTITTVMTKIKLEKRELKGKKTKQLRREGIIPAVIYDKTGNSTMVQGVLGDFVRILENATTTTVIEAELDGTVHKTFIKEIEKDPITDSVVHISFFEVNDKDIITYELPVALIGTSIAVKNNLGVLVQPTKTLHVRSTLSAMKPVLELDISGLEHPGQSINLSEIQLPEGVEFVQKDVEDKAIATITDLQKSVEEEIAEEAAAAAEAGEVVEGEEGAEGAAEAAPEGEAAAEE; encoded by the coding sequence ATGGCTACGGTCAACCCATTTAACAAGCTTCATCGCACAGAATTGTTGCTAATCTACCGCTCTTCTGGTACAATCACAACCGTTATGACAAAGATCAAGCTCGAAAAAAGAGAATTAAAAGGAAAAAAGACCAAGCAGCTCCGCCGAGAAGGAATCATCCCTGCTGTCATCTACGATAAGACAGGCAATTCCACAATGGTACAAGGAGTATTGGGAGATTTTGTAAGAATCCTCGAGAATGCTACAACTACAACAGTTATCGAAGCAGAGCTTGACGGTACAGTTCACAAGACATTTATCAAAGAGATTGAGAAAGACCCTATCACAGACTCAGTGGTTCATATCTCATTCTTCGAGGTTAACGACAAGGATATCATCACATACGAGCTTCCTGTTGCACTTATCGGCACCTCTATCGCGGTTAAGAACAACCTCGGTGTATTGGTACAGCCAACAAAGACATTGCACGTACGTTCTACATTGAGTGCCATGAAGCCGGTTCTCGAGCTCGATATTTCGGGTCTTGAGCATCCTGGTCAGAGCATCAACCTGAGCGAGATTCAGCTTCCTGAGGGTGTTGAATTCGTCCAGAAAGATGTAGAAGACAAAGCTATCGCCACAATTACCGATCTCCAGAAATCTGTTGAGGAAGAGATTGCCGAAGAGGCAGCCGCAGCAGCAGAGGCTGGTGAGGTTGTTGAAGGTGAAGAGGGCGCTGAAGGCGCAGCAGAAGCAGCTCCAGAGGGTGAAGCAGCAGCAGAGGAGTAA
- the rpsG gene encoding 30S ribosomal protein S7, whose product MRGKAAKQRQLRKDPKYGSQLVTRFISQIMHDGKRQKAEKIFYAAMEKGAKNVKVDPMDFLNQAVDNVRPSLEVKSRRVGGANYQVPVPVSGERQEALVVRWIVGITRKNSGDSFDKLLERQLMDAFNNAGEAVKKKEEVERMAEANKAFAHFRW is encoded by the coding sequence ATGAGAGGTAAAGCCGCAAAACAGAGACAGTTAAGAAAAGATCCTAAGTATGGTAGCCAGCTGGTTACCCGCTTCATTAGCCAGATCATGCACGATGGTAAGCGCCAGAAGGCTGAGAAGATCTTTTATGCAGCGATGGAGAAGGGTGCAAAGAATGTGAAAGTTGACCCTATGGACTTCCTCAACCAGGCCGTCGACAATGTACGTCCTTCATTGGAGGTTAAGTCACGACGAGTAGGTGGTGCAAACTACCAAGTACCAGTTCCTGTAAGTGGTGAGCGTCAAGAAGCATTGGTTGTTCGATGGATCGTCGGCATTACCCGCAAGAACAGTGGTGATAGCTTTGACAAGTTGCTCGAGCGACAGCTTATGGATGCCTTCAACAACGCAGGTGAGGCTGTAAAGAAGAAGGAAGAGGTCGAGCGTATGGCCGAGGCCAACAAGGCGTTTGCGCACTTTAGGTGGTAA